A window of Tautonia plasticadhaerens contains these coding sequences:
- a CDS encoding STAS domain-containing protein: MTATNPEDGFTIERRGDVLIIIPAPRLEDLDLSTSDAVSQLLLAPITQDPMPLVIVDLEGVDYFGSSFLSLLLRCWKSVLVKGGQMVLAGVSTRARELLRITSLDIVWPMYASRAEAMAALQSD, translated from the coding sequence ATGACGGCCACCAACCCCGAGGACGGGTTCACGATCGAGCGGCGGGGCGATGTCCTGATCATCATCCCCGCCCCCCGGCTCGAGGACCTCGACCTGTCGACCTCCGACGCGGTCAGCCAACTACTGCTGGCCCCCATCACCCAGGATCCCATGCCGCTGGTGATCGTCGACCTCGAAGGGGTCGACTACTTCGGCTCCAGCTTCCTGAGCCTGCTGCTGCGCTGCTGGAAGTCGGTCCTGGTCAAGGGCGGCCAGATGGTCCTGGCCGGCGTGTCCACCCGGGCGAGGGAATTGCTGCGGATCACCTCCCTCGACATCGTCTGGCCGATGTACGCCAGCCGGGCCGAGGCCATGGCCGCCCTGCAGAGCGACTGA